A portion of the Rhizoctonia solani chromosome 6, complete sequence genome contains these proteins:
- a CDS encoding short chain dehydrogenase has protein sequence MGQKVIATARNIERIRDIEQAGAAVMTVDVTWSPEKLKEATENAIKIYAMYVKVRSKRSFLPHFRDRRSGSVVIISSVSSRQSYPGAAMYSVTKAAVSKIGEELKDEVEPLGIKVLTIDLGHARTPVLKTNLKRAAQVIPDYTPVNEWFDDFRGRTTGNEPNDPKLGVLRIIEAITQSGMAADRKVPARIILGA, from the exons ATGGGACAAAAGGTCATTGCAACAGCTCGGAACATCGAACGGATCCGTGACATAGAGCAAGCAGGGGCGGCTGTAATGACAGTGGATGTCACCTGGTCCCCGGAAAAGCTGAAAGAAGCGACTGAAAATGCGATCAAGATCTATG CTATGTATGTCAAGGTGCGATCGAAGAG ATCATTCCTCCCCCACTTTCGTGACCGTCGCTCTGGTAGCGTTGTGATCATATCGTCTGTTTCATCAAGGCAAAGCTACCCGGGAGCTGCCATGTATAGCGTTACAAAAGCAGCAGTGTCGAAAATAGGAGAGGAACTGAAGGATGAGGTTGAACCTTTGGGGATCAAGGTGCTTACGATCGACCTA GGACATGCCCGGACTCCGGTACTTAAAACCAACCTCAAGAGGGCCGCCCAGGTTATTCCGGATTACACGCCTGTCAATGAATGGTTTGACGACTTCAGGGGGAGAACAACAGGGAATGAGCCCAATGATCCCAAGCTGGGGGTCCTGCGAATAATCGAAGCAATCACTCAAAGCGGTATGGCTGCCGATAGAAAAGTGCCAGCACGTATCATTTTGGGGGCGTGA
- a CDS encoding major facilitator superfamily transporter, whose translation MADPNQLSASSASIHSDVDMEASTPNTASDQDSDAKQPEEVVDGLASVQASGSTAHLVGQVNEDDFVEGGLEGWTAVLGCTLVIAVTGGVLTLLFTSCFETHSTATHKAGAYHSKTLLKGTSHAKLSAIGASQNMIMYVLAFFTGKLGDKYGYKRFIATGCIITFLGQFGASWSRDLWSIFLTQGLLQGLGCGSLLPMISAIPSQWFRRRRGVATGIVVAGASFGGAVSSLVVQAMLEHLGFHKTLFIYSLVQGGIMLVGFSLIKTRFPASQIQNKQNKIVWFDKQYFKDPVFWIPFVFISVYTREKLPQLSDQLTNLPIPVMNFASAFGRTAVGLMGDRIGFVNTFILIVLASSFCQAVLWNVAAESYAGIIVFSVLYGITGPSFIGLVGPAATKLYGTHNLATLIGLLNLMTDVFGVLNVTRSFLPHFRERRSGGIVITPSIGSREYFPCTTVHSATKAVVSVLGEELKADVEPLGIKSLTIELVIPDYKSINDWFDDFREKSIGNEPNNPKLRALRVIEATTQSGMATGRKVPARIVLGICGKEPLMTMC comes from the exons ATGGCTGATCCAAATCAACTAAGTGCCTCCTCGGCATCCATTCATTCCGATGTCGACATGGAGGCGTCCACCCCAAATACAGCCTCCGACCAAGATAGTGATGCCAAGCAACCAGAGGAAGTAGTTGATGGACTTGCAAGTGTTCAAGCCTCGGGCTCGACCGCACACTTGGTAGGCCAGGTCAACGAAGATGATTTTGTTGAAGGTGGGCTAGAGGGTTGGACGGCTGTTCTAGGGTGTACGCTTGTCATAGCAGTAACCGGTGGTGTGTTGACTTTACTTTTTACTTCGTGTTTCGAGACTCATAGTACGGCTACACACAAGGCTGGAG CGTACCATTCAAAGACACTTCTTAAAGGAACTTCTCATGCCAAGCTTAGTGCTATTGGGGCTTCACAAAACATG ATTATGTATGTGCTTGCTTTCTTCACCGGAAAGCTAGGCGATAAATA CGGATACAAG CGCTTTATTGCAACGGGTTGCATCATTACGTTCCTTGGACAATTTGGAGCGTCTTGGTCTCGCGATCTTTGGTCAATATTTCTTACTCAG GGCCTTCTTCAAGGACTTGGGTGCGGAAGTTTACTTCCCATGATTAGCGCTATCCCATCGCAGTGGTTTAGGCGACGCCGTGGAGTAGCTACCGGAATTGTAGTCGCTGGAGCCTCGTTTGGGGGTGCAGTTTCTTCGCTTGTAGTTCAA GCCATGTTAGAACACTTAGGGTTTCATAAGACTCTATTCATATACTCCCTTGTCCAAGGCGGAATAATGCTGGTTGGATTCTCACTCATCAAGACACGATTCCCGGCTTCCCAGAtccaaaacaaacaaaacaaaatagTGTGGTTCGACAAACAATACTTCAAGGATCCTGTCTTCTGGA TCCCTTTCGTGTTTATATCTGTCTACACTCGCGAGAAACTCCCGCAACTGAGTGATCAGCTCACGAATCTGCCCATCCCCGTAATGAACTTTGCTAGTGCATTCGGTCGAACTGCCGTTGGACTCATGGGGGACCGAATTGGGTTCGTGAACACATTCATTCTAATCGTTTTGGCCAGCTCGTTTTGCCAAGCGGTGCTATGGAACGTGGCGGCCGAATCATATGCGGGTATCATTGTATTCTC AGTGCTTTATGGGATTACTGGACCAAGCTTCATTGGTTTGGTAGGACCTGCCGCAACGAAACTGTACGGAACGCATAATCTAGCCACACTCATTGGGCTACTCAAT TTGATGACAGACGTGTTCGGCGTTCTTAACGTTACTCGATCGTTCCTTCCTCACTTTCGCGAACGTCGTTCTGGTGGTATCGTGATAACACCATCTATTGGATCGAGAGAATACTTTCCATGCACCACCGTTCATTCCGCTACAAAAGCAGTAGTGTCGGTATTGGGTGAGGAGCTGAAGGCCGACGTGGAACCTTTGGGGATCAAATCGCTAACGATTGAGCTG GTTATCCCCGACTATAAATCTATCAATGACTGGTTCGACGACTTTAGAGAGAAGAGTATCGGAAACGAGCCCAACAATCCCAAGCTGAGAGCGCTGCGTGTGATCGAAGCTACTACTCAAAGTGGTATGGCTACCGGTAGGAAAGTGCCAGCACGTATAGTTTTGGGAAT TTGCGGGAAGGAGCCGTTGATGACAATGTGCTAG
- a CDS encoding short chain dehydrogenase — MGQKVIATARNIDRIRDIEQAGAAVMTVDVTWSPEKLKEVATSAIGTYGRVDYLINNAGYPCQGAIEEVSHQETYDVFSTNVFGVLNVTRSFLPHFRERRSGGIVIISSISSRQYFPGITIYSATKAAVSMIGEGLKDEVEALGIKVLTVDLGVFKTSAFKRDTNLKKAAQVIPDYKPINDRYDEIREILMGNEPNDPKLGVLRIIEVITQSGMAAGRVVPVRIPLGKDAKEPLINNCHDIIEEVEGWSNIISSTGY; from the exons ATGGGACAAAAGGTCATCGCAACAGCTCGGAACATCGATAGGATCCGTGATATAGAGCAAGCAGGGGCGGCTGTAATGACAGTGGATGTCACCTGGTCGCCAGAAAAGCTGAAAGAAGTGGCTACAAGCGCTATCGGGACCTATGGGAGAGTGGACTACCTAATCAATAACGCTGG TTACCCGTGTCAAGGTGCAATCGAGGAAGTGAGCCACCAAGAGACTTATGATGTTTTTAGCACGA ATGTATTCGGTGTTCTGAACGTTACGCGGTCGTTCCTTCCTCACTTTCGCGAACGTCGTTCTGGCGGTATCGTAATCATCTCATCCATTTCATCAAGACAATACTTTCCAGGAATCACCATTTACTCTGCTACGAAAGCAGCAGTGTCAATGATAGGGGAAGGACTGAAAGACGAAGTGGAAGCTTTAGGGATCAAGGTACTTACGGTTGACCTG GGAGTATTCAAAACCTCAGCGTTCAAAAGAGACACAAACCTCAAGAAGGCGGCTCAAGTTATTCCGGATTATAAGCCCATTAATGATCGGTACGACGAAATTCGGGAAATTTTGATGGGAAACGAACCCAACGATCCCAAACTGGGAGTGTTACGTATAATCGAAGTGATTACTCAGAGTGGTATGGCTGCTGGTAGAGTAGTGCCAGTACGGATCCCTTTGGGAAA GGATGCAAAAGAGCCATTGATTAATAATTGTCACGATATAATTGAGGAGGTCGAAGGCTGGAGCAACATTATCTCCTCAACCGGTTACTGA
- a CDS encoding protein phosphatase 1 regulatory subunit 37, whose amino-acid sequence MSQTKKGILKRPPPAPKPFFSFTRDVLSISRLLGPGTTQPLNADGELVLKRAHFIVPDIRVVYPISSDTAPSSTTQSEARLEIDAAERLRRETEQQQAWTAARVEALYRDICKIRDERVDPTIAAQIRAGIAAPKVLDLSRMRMTFDVASALADLLALDWGLQRLILSDCDLDDLTLKPILHAILIPDSLAHLALANNKRLRFSAFKMISTFLGKAHALEFIDLSMNVMDKRAVEAILAVLPPAPPAPPPPAATPRMSRTPSIASIDSAASAIQFSNPFDGSAAVRPTIDTSVPRRVRDPTRYPESPGAGPSSPRLSVSTSPRGSVSSPRGSVSGVIPPLESPTSGGTTTPRPGSPVSADKNKKTRRAWMGIKFDECALKGPGLEAFAHAIRTSQIQTVSLRGNKIGSAGAVAIALMIKDYPDQGTGPGGTGALALPGAVGRASVGEQTLGLGFGLGSQSQTPLSSAPPSPRPPRSLSTPAATGPTGHNQDSLNHTESANNRPNVTSQSSLTTISTFKERDITSSPPTGSEGLANGSDRQEKLATSSTKPPPPVIAPKPVGLQARLAGAVAAGSAKPTPALPSAVPDSPANHPPQALALSAKPIAPPPRHPAVQPPPVVPGTNYTAYVPRIRRAAAGVSNNVSSQPSSGTGTPSDQQGSGSPAKSMTGLPGITPGGPTVQTSTGTGSGMIPVPYTPRQTPLAVRLQNAARAAASQPSSQAPRGGAPPLTRPNIPPRPAVPSPVTMITSSSLGGVTTRLPSNPPANVSTALSAGPAPGTTGSRTSAALMDIVRSMEGVPKLGCLTLLDLRSNDVRGGVSYIAQVLKRNRTLRTLNLSDNRIEVQGLVQLAEALKYNSTLASLDLSNNPCSSPSLEGIHVMRNALTLNTTLRHLSLSSTGLTSQGAIALAEFIPDFPSLQHLDLTSNSLDVAGVLALSVGLKVNYELRCLDLSISPGEEEMARLCREILKICLRNTERAQATEEARAGKLVEGIMSPVLEDTASAVWEPIEHSTLARDAQVNINATAAAGVDPAGRIGVWKMSPTEVMSAARSCADDFSREERGEKLLKRAKEVRSVLVEMIRTEKDEAVLGQMLALNDGLVRLLASTPGPTVGLGLDIHGEVSAEQTKEEELGNIEDVGGEGDGDGDGETSPAENLSRSWVAEEGEILRKSRVLLSPNELESESGADSEALRQELLEAQVERAPARVVEEVEELPMRPEPEPEPEPESEETTEGPKV is encoded by the exons ATGAGCCAGACGAAAAAAGGCATATTAAAAAGACCACCACCAGCGCCCAAGCCATTCTTTTCGTTTACACGCGATGTGCTTTCGATATCTCGACTACTTGGACCCGGGACTACACAGCCGTTGAACGCTGACGGGGAGCTTGTGCTGAAGCGAGCACACTTTATTGTGCCGGACATAAGGGTCGTATACCCCATATCAAGTGATACTGCGCCTAGTAGCACGACACAGAGTGAAGCCAGGCTAGAAATTGATGCTGCAGAACGTCTAAGGCGAGAAACTGAGCAACAGCAAGCATGGACAGCTGCTCGCGTAGAGGCCCTATACCGCGATATTTGCAAGATACGAGACGAGCGAGTGGATCCGACAATAGCCGCACAAATTCGAGCAGGAATCGCCGCCCCCAAAGTACTAGATTTATCCCGGATGCGCATGACGTTCGACGTTGCGTCGGCCTTGGCTGACCTGCTCGCCCTTGATTGGGGGCTTCAACGATTGATTTTGTCTGATTGTGATTTGGATGACTTG ACCCTAAAGCCCATTCTCCATGCAATCCTTATTCCAGATTCCCTCGCCCACCTTGCGCTTGCAAACAATAAACGACTACGTTTCAGTGCCTTCAAAATGATCTCCACATTTCTAGGCAAAGCCCACGCGCTGGAATTTATTGATTTATCGATGAATGTGATGGATAAACGAGCCGTCGAAGCTATCCTCGCCGTTCTACCCCCTGCTCCTCccgcaccaccaccaccagctGCAACCCCTCGAATGAGCAGAACCCCTTCAATTGCGTCTATAGACAGTGCTGCATCAGCTATACAGTTCTCGAATCCCTTTGATGGAAGTGCTGCAGTACGACCCACGATCGACACGTCAGTGCCGAGGCGCGTGCGGGATCCGACGCGCTATCCCGAGTCACCTGGTGCAGGCCCTAGCTCCCCACGGCTGTCAGTATCAACGTCTCCCAGAGGCTCCGTATCGTCTCCACGGGGTTCCGTCTCAGGTGTCATACCTCCACTGGAGTCGCCTACGAGCGGAGGGACAACTACTCCGAGGCCTGGATCCCCAGTCTCGGCAGACAAGAATAAAAAGACTAGACGCGCATGGATGGGTATCAAATTTGATGAGTGCGCGCTTAAAGGGCCTGGGTTGGAGGCGTTTG CCCATGCAATACGTACTTCCCAAATCCAGACGGTATCCTTACGAGGCAATAAAATTGGCTCTGCGGGCGCCGTGGCTATAGCGTTAATGATCAAAGACTATCCGGATCAAGGTACAGGACCTGGAGGTACAGGGGCGTTAGCACTCCCCGGTGCAGTAGGGAGAGCAAGCGTAGGGGAACAAACTCTTGGATTAGGATTCGGGTTGGGAAGTCAATCACAAACTCCGCTATCCAGTGCCCCTCCTTCTCCTCGTCCACCGAGATCTCTGTCGACTCCCGCGGCGACAGGTCCAACAGGGCACAATCAAGATTCTTTAAATCACACCGAGTCGGCCAACAATCGGCCAAACGTGACCTCTCAATCTAGTTTAACTACTATTTCGACGTTCAAGGAACGGGATATTACTTCTTCGCCTCCCACAGGAAGTGAAGGTCTGGCCAACGGCTCAGATAGACAAGAAAAACTCGCGACTTCGAGCACTAAACCGCCTCCTCCCGTTATCGCTCCAAAACCAGTAGGCTTGCAAGCGCGGCTGGCAGGTGCGGTCGCGGCCGGGAGTGCCAAGCCTACACCAGCCCTACCTTCAGCCG TCCCTGACTCCCCAGCCAACCATCCTCCACAAGCTCTTGCCCTGTCAGCCAAACCCATCGCCCCACCACCTCGTCATCCAGCTGTCCAGCCTCCCCCAGTAGTTCCGGGTACCAACTATACCGCATACGTTCCACGGATTAGAAGAGCGGCTGCAGGCGTGTCAAATAATGTATCTTCTCAGCCAAGTTCAGGAACGGGTACTCCATCAGATCAGCAGGGAAGTGGATCTCCTGCTAAGTCGATGACTGGACTTCCAGGTATTACTCCAGGAGGCCCGACTGTCCAGACATCAACGGGGACAGGATCAGGAATGATTCCCGTACCATACACTCCCCGACAAACCCCGCTAGCTGTACGCCTCCAAAACGCTGCGCGCGCCGCAGCTAGTCAGCCTTCTTCTCAAGCACCTCGCGGCGGAGCGCCTCCCTTGACTCGACCAAACATTCCTCCTCGCCCTGCGGTACCAAGCCCTGTTACGATGATCACCAGCTCGTCTCTGGGAGGCGTAACGACTCGACTGCCTTCCAATCCGCCAGCAAATGTCAGTACAGCGCTTAGCGCCGGCCCAGCTCCAGGGACGACAGGAAGTAGAACGTCGGCTGCATTGATGGATATTGTACGGAGCATGGAAGGTGTACCAAAACTCGGgtgtttgactttgttggACTTGAGATCAAACGACGTTAGA GGTGGGGTGTCCTATATCGCCCAAGTACTGAAGCGTAACAGGACGCTGAGGACATTAAATCTTAGTGATAATAGAATTGAGGTTCAGGGGTTGGTTCAACTTGCTGAAGCTTTA AAATACAATTCAACTCTCGCATCGCTCGACCTTTCCAACAACCCTTGTTCCTCCCCTTCATTGGAAGGAATTCATGTTATGCGTAATGCATTGACTCTCAATACGACACTACGCCACCTATCCCTTTCTTCTACCGGTCTCACGTCTCAAGGTGCCATCGCTCTCGCCGAATTTATACCTGATTTTCCCTCTCTACAACACCTTGATCTCACATCTAATTCTCTCGACGTTGCAGGGGTCCTCGCCCTCAGCGTGGGGCTCAAAGTCAATTACGAACTGCGATGCCTGGACCTGAGCATTTCACCGGGGGAGGAGGAAATGGCGCGATTGTGTAGGGAAATACTGAAGATTTGCTTGCGAAATACTGAAAGGGCACAAGCTACCGAAGAAGCGAGGGCTGGAAAGCTCGTAGAAGGAATAATGTCGCCTGTTTTGGAAGATACAGCCAGCGCCGTCTGGGAGCCGATTGAGCACAGCACATTGGCCCGGGACGCACAAGTTAATATCAATGCAACAGCCGCTGCTGGTGTAGACCCGGCCGGCCGAATCGGGGTATGGAAGATGAGCCCAACAGAGGTCATGTCCGCTGCACGCTCGTGTGCAGACGACTTTTCTCGTGAGGAACGGGGGGAAAAATTGTTGAAACGAGCGAAGGAGGTGCGATCCGTGCTTGTAGAGATGATCCGAACGGAGAAGGACGAAGCTGTTCTGGGGCAAATGCTGGCACTCAATGACGGACTTGTGCGTTTGCTGGCGAGTACCCCAGGACCAACCGTTGGACTCGGGCTGGACATTCATGGGGAAGTATCTGCCGAACAAACCAAGGAGGAAGAGCTAGGAAACATCGAAGATGTGGGAGGAGAAGGCGACGGAGATGGTGATGGTGAAACTTCCCCAGCGGAGAACTTAAGCCGATCTTGGGTCGCAGAAGAA GGCGAGATTTTACGCAAGAGTCGTGTACTTTTATCGCCCAACGAACTCGAATCCGAGTCTGGTGCCGATAGTGAGGCTTTGCGACAAGAGCTACTCGAAGCACAGGTTGAACGTGCACCTGCGCGCGTCGTGGAGGAAGTAGAGGAGTTACCTATGCGTCCAGAGCCCGAGCCCGAACCTGAACCTGAATCCGAAGAGACAACGGAGGGGCCAAAGGTATAA
- a CDS encoding SET domain protein: MSSIEHLHQFPDLFAVDIQPGSFNSGLKSLVYFKENQIMSRLTGMSRTPTKTWTSVQCGPGPDDHLELNSVLVYANHSCLPNVIVDVSSNDSDEWHFRALRDISPGDNLTFFYPSTEWDMTQAFNCKCQEKNCLGMIRGARYLAYDEVEARGFINAHIIRLMEERDGAYETSSRSSD; this comes from the exons ATGTCAAGCATCGAACATCTTCACCAATTCCCTGACCTGTTTGCTGTTGATATTCAGCCAGGATCGTTTAACTCGGGCCTGAAAAGTCTTGTC TATTTCAAGGAAAACCAAATCATGTCGCGATTGACTGGGATGTCGAGGACCCCAACCAAGACCTGGACCAGCGTTCAGTGTGGGCCGGGTCCAGATGACCATCTAGAACTTAACTCGGTCTTGGTATATG CCAACCACTCCTGCTTACCGAACGTCATTGTTGATGTAAGCTCCAACGATTCGGATGAATGGCACTTCCGTGCTTTGAGGGATATATCACCTGGAGACAACCTTACCTTTTTCTATCCTTCGACGGAGTGGGATATGACACAAGCGTTTAATTGCAAGTGTCAAGAAAAG AATTGCCTAGGGATGATCCGAGGCGCCAGATATTTGGCTTATGATGAAGTAGAGGCCCGAGGGTTTATTAATGCCCATATCATTCGACTCATGGAAGAGCGAGATGGCGCTTACGAAACTTCATCCCGAAGCTCAGATTGA
- a CDS encoding major facilitator superfamily transporter encodes MTHSTPPTTNLADTNVMPSAATSEKDVEQLTLRGDQYDDSTKEKIEEPANIQAIGPTACPIGQVGDDEFVEGGFEGWKVILGCALIAAPTVGWNLLWGVFQAYHSKFLLKGTPDATLSAVGSVQNALMTSLAFVTGKLGDRYGYKRFIASGCIIVFLGQFCASWCHEFWSIFLTQGVMQGAGCGLLLPMIFAIPSQWFRRHRGVATGIVIAGSSLGGAVPSLIVQAMLGRLGFHNTLLIYSFVQGVTMLAGFSLIKTRFPASQLQNKNRKIAWVDKQYFKDPSFWSFWAALLFAVFGYMTPFVYISVYAREKIPQISDQLASLPISVMAFASAIGRTTVGLTGDRIGFVNAFIIVIFISSFCQAVLWNVAADSYAGIMVFSVLFGMTGPCFISLVTPVAVTLYGTHNLATLTGLLNISNMPGSLTGPPLGGVILENSGRNWHALTAYSGVIQFVGVLCMLYARFKREPRLFARI; translated from the exons ATGACCCATTCTACACCTCCTACGACAAACCTGGCCGATACGAACGTTATGCCTTCTGCTGCGACTTCTGAGAAGGACGTTGAGCAATTGACTTTGCGCGGGGACCAATATGATGACTCGACGAAAGAAAAAATAGAAGAGCCTGCGAACATTCAAGCGATTGGGCCGACTGCATGTCCAATAGGGCAAGTTGGAGACGACGAGTTTGTTGAAGGTGGGTTTGAAGGGTGGAAAGTGATCCTTGGGTGTGCCCTTATTGCAGCACCAACAGTCG GTTGGAA TTTACTCTGGGGTGTTTTCCAGGCCTATCACTCGAAGTTTCTGCTGAAAGGTACACCGGATGCGACGCTGAGTGCGGTTGGATCGGTTCAAAATGCG CTTATGACGAGCCTTGCCTTTGTGACCGGAAAATTAGGTGATAGATA CGGCTATAAG CGATTTATTGCGTCCGGTTGCATCATAGTCTTCTTGGGGCAGTTCTGTGCGTCCTGGTGTCACGAGTTCTGGTCAATATTTCTTACCCAG GGTGTGATGCAAGGTGCTGGATGCGGACTTCTGCTTCCCATGATATTTGCCATACCTTCTCAGTGGTTTAGACGACACCGGGGAGTGGCAACGGGAATTGTGATTGCTGGATCCTCTTTGGGCGGGGCGGTTCCCTCGCTTATAGTACAA GCTATGCTCGGGCGTCTTGGATTCCATAATACGCTCTTGATTTATTCGTTTGTCCAGGGTGTAACTATGCTTGCCGGTTTCTCCCTCATCAAGACCCGGTTCCCAGCATCCCAGCTGCAGAACAAGAATCGTAAAATTGCATGGGTAGACAAGCAGTACTTCAAGGACCCGTCTTTCTGGAGCTTCTGGGCTGCGTTGCTGTTCGCTGTATT TGGTTATATGACACCCTTTGTGTATATCTCCGTTTATGCTCGCGAAAAGATTCCACAAATCTCCGATCAACTAGCCAGCCTGCCTATTTCTGTCATGGCGTTTGCTAGCGCAATCGGCAGAACTACTGTCGGATTGACGGGCGACCGCATAGGCTTCGTCAATGCATTTATTATTGTTATTTTCATTAGTTCGTTTTGTCAGGCGGTGCTATGGAATGTCGCAGCCGACTCGTATGCCGGCATCATGGTGTTTTC TGTACTCTTCGGAATGACCGGCCCGTGCTTCATCAGCCTCGTCACCCCAGTTGCCGTGACGCTATACGGAACTCATAACCTTGCGACACTCACGGGTTTGCTTAACATCTCTAATATGCCCG GGAGTTTGACCGGTCCGCCGCTGGGAGGTGTTATACTGGAGAACTCGGGTCGAAACTGGCATGCTTTGACAGCATATAGTGGCGTGATCCAGTTCGTGGGAGTGCTGTGCATGCTTTATG CTCGGTTCAAGCGGGAGCCACGACTCTTTGCCAGGATATAG